From Camelina sativa cultivar DH55 chromosome 7, Cs, whole genome shotgun sequence, one genomic window encodes:
- the LOC104700440 gene encoding B3 domain-containing transcription repressor VAL1 yields MFEVKMGSKMCMNASCGTTSTVEWKKGWPLRSGLLADLCYRCGSAYESSLFCEQFHKDQSGWRECYLCNKRLHCGCIASKVMIELMDYGGVGCSTCASCHQLNLNKRGENPGVFSRLTMKALADRQHVNGESGMNIEGGRNEADLFSQAHRGEAQPLVMGGDKREEFMPHRGFGNTTTGYRLDAGEMHESSPSQPSLNMGLSVLPYSPSFSTEGIEGKKHIGASSQSNMVHCSASNILQKPSKPAMSTPPVGSKSAQARIGRPPVEGRGKGHLLPRYWPKYTDKEVQQISGNLNLNIVPLFEKTLSASDAGRIGRLVLPKACAEAYFPPISQSEGIPLKIQDVKGKEWTFQFRYWPNNNSRMYVLEGVTPCIQSMLLQAGDTVTFSRVEPGGKLIMGSRKSANGGDMQGCGVTNGTSTEDTSSSGVTENPPSINGSSGPSVIPKESNGMPENLSSPYGGSSSTKNENNGGRIGDDPTRVKEKKRTRTIGAKNKRLLLHSEESMELRLTWEEAQDLLRPAPSAKPTIVVVEEHEIEEFDEPPVFGKRTIVTTTPSGEQERWTSCDDCSKWRRLPINALLPFKWTCIDNVWDASRCSCSTPEESLKELENVLKAEYKKRRTGESQAAKSEQEQSGLDALASAAVLGDTIGEPEVATTTRHPRHRAGCSCIVCIQPPSGKGRHKPNCGCNVCSTVKRRFKTLMMRRKKKLLERDGPAAEDKEKKDMEQAESDKSKAEKEANSARIDLNSDPYNKEDVEAVAVEKDESRKRKIGESSGEAQDGDGLGVKELEGEAEKIGEDPRGSS; encoded by the exons ATGTTTGAAGTCAAAATGGGGTCAAAGATGTGCATGAACGCTTCATGTGGTACGACCTCTACTGTTGAATGGAAGAAAGGTTGGCCTCTTCGATCTGGTCTCCTTGCTGATCTCTGTTATCGTTGCGG ATCTGCATATGAGAGTTCTCTTTTCTGTGAACAATTCCATAAGGACCAATCTGGTTGGAGGGAATGCTATTTGTGCAACAAG AGACTACATTGTGGATGCATTGCTTCTAAGGTAATGATTGAGCTTATGGACTATGGTGGTGTTGGTTGTAGTACTTGTGCTAGCTGCCATCAACTCAATTTG AATAAGAGGGGTGAGAATCCAGGTGTGTTTAGCAGATTGACAATGAAAGCGTTAGCTGATAGGCAACATGTGAACGGGGAAAGTGGGATGAATATTGAGGGAGGAAGAAACGAAGCAGATCTCTTTTCTCAAGCCCACAGAGGTGAGGCTCAGCCACTAGTCATGGGCGGGGATAAAAGAGAAGAGTTCATGCCTCACCGTGGGTTTGGTAATACCACCACCGGGTACAGGCTGGATGCTGGGGAAATGCATGAATCATCACCGTCACAGCCATCTTTGAACATGGGTTTGTCAGTACTTCCATATAGCCCATCTTTTTCAACCGAAGGTATCGAGGGAAAGAAACACATTGGTGCTTCTTCTCAGTCCAACATGGTCCATTGCTCTGCCTCTAACATTCTGCAAAAGCCGTCAAAACCTGCTATGTCAACTCCTCCTGTGGGTAGTAAATCTGCTCAGGCCCGGATTGGAAGGCCTCCTGTCGAAGGGCGAGGGAAAGGCCATTTACTTCCGCGGTATTGGCCTAAATATACAGATAAAGAGGTTCAGCAAATCTCTGGAAA CTTGAATTTGAACATTGTACCTCTTTTTGAGAAAACTCTCAGTGCCAGTGATGCTGGTCGCATTGGTCGTCTAGTTCTTCCAAAAGCTTGTGCAGAG GCATATTTTCCTCCAATTAGTCAATCAGAAGGCATTCCTTTGAAAATCCAAGATGTGAAGGGTAAGGAGTGGACGTTCCAGTTCAGATATTGGCCTAATAACAACAGTAGAATGTATGTCTTGGAAGGTGTCACTCCTTGCATACAGTCCATGTTGCTACAGGCTGGTGATACAG TAACTTTCAGTCGAGTTGAACCTGGTGGAAAACTAATCATGGGTTCCAGGAAGTCAGCTAATGGTGGAGACATGCAG GGTTGTGGTGTCACCAACGGTACTTCAACTGAGGACACATCATCGTCTGGTGTTACAGAAAACCCACCCTCCATAAATGGTTCCTCGGGTCCCTCAGTAATACCAAAAGAATCGAATGGTATGCCTGAGAATTTGAGCTCACCTTATGGTGGTAGTAGTAGCACAAAGAATGAGAATAACGGGGGCAGGATAGGTGATGATCCTACACGagttaaagagaagaagagaacgcGAACCATCGGGGCCAAAAATAAGAGACTTCTTTTGCATAGTGAAGAGTCTATGGAGCTGAGACTCACCTGGGAAGAAGCTCAGGACTTGCTTCGTCCCGCTCCTAGTGCAAAGCCTACCATCGTCGTCGTTGAGGAGCATGAAATTGAAGAATTTGAC GAACCTCCTGTCTTTGGAAAGAGGACTATAGTCACTACAACACCTTCAGG TGAACAAGAACGATGGACATCTTGTGACGACTGCTCGAAATGGAGAAGGTTACCTATAAACGCTCTTCTTCCCTTCAAATGGACATGTATAGACAATGTTTGGGACGCGAGCAG GTGTTCATGTTCTACACCGGAGGAGAGTCTGAAGGAACTTGAGAATGTTCTTAAAGCAG AGTACAAGAAGAGAAGAACTGGGGAAAGCCAGGCAGCAAAAAGTGAGCAAGAACAGTCTGGTTTGGATGCACTAGCGAGTGCAGCAGTCTTAGGAGACACAATAGGCGAGCCAGAGGTTGCAACCACAACCAGACATCCAAGGCACCGGGCTGGATGCTCTTGCATTGTGTGCATTCAGCCACCAAGTGGGAAAGGTAGGCACAAGCCCAACTGCGGGTGCAACGTGTGTAGCACCGTGAAGAGAAGGTTCAAGACGCTtatgatgaggaggaagaagaagctgttagAACGCGATGGACCAGCAGCGGAagataaggagaagaaggaCATGGAACAGGCTGAGTCTGATAAGAGTAAGGCAGAGAAGGAGGCGAACTCAGCGAGGATAGATCTGAACAGTGATCCATACAACAAAGAAGATGTTGAAGCTGTTGCGGTGGAGAAAGACGAGagtaggaaaagaaaaatagggGAGAGTTCAGGCGAGGCTCAAGACGGTGATGGTTTAGGAGTTAAGGAGTTAGAAGGAGAGGCTGAGAAAATTGGTGAAGATCCGAGAGGTTCAAGCTGA
- the LOC104700441 gene encoding thylakoidal processing peptidase 1, chloroplastic-like, with amino-acid sequence MAIRITFTYSTHVARNLAGTRVDPGGDLRCCFKSLVRPRFFTNKRDFDRSPTRSASMYGSVARELIREGSQSPLVMGLISILRSTSAHESSSSSLNVLGVSSFKASSIIPFLHGSKWMKKAPDIDVDRGGTACGGGDDDDEQEFSGKDSRSGGGSGWVNKLLGICSEDAKAAFTAVTVSILFRSALAEPKSIPSASMYPTLDVGDRVMAEKVSYFFRKPEVSDIVIFKAPPILLEHGYGCNDVYIKRIVASEGDWVEIRDGKLLVNDIVQEEDFVLEPMSYGMEPMYVPKGYVFVLGDNRNKSFDSHNWGPLPIENIIGRSVFRYWPPSKVSDTIYHDQAIPKGPVVAVS; translated from the exons ATGGCGATTAGAATTACTTTCACCTACTCCACCCATGTTGCTCGGAATCTCGCCGGGACCCGTGTGGATCCCGGCGGCGATCTTCGTTGCTGCTTCAAGTCCCTGGTTCGTCCTCGGTTCTTCACCAACAAGCGTGATTTCGATCGATCTCCGACTCGATCTGCGTCCATGTATGGTAGCGTCGCGAGGGAGCTCATCAGAGAAGGAAGTCAAAGTCCGCTTGTGATGGGTTTGATCTCGATCTTGAGGTCAACGTCGGCTCAtgagtcgtcgtcgtcgtcgttaaATGTTTTGGGGGTTTCGTCTTTCAAGGCTTCTTCTATTATTCCGTTTCTTCACGGGTCGAAATGGATGAAGAAGGCTCCTGATATTGATGTGGACAGAGGAGGAACGGCgtgtggtggtggtgatgatgatgatgagcagGAGTTTAGTGGTAAGGATTCGAGGAGTGGAGGAGGAAGTGGATGGGTTAATAAGCTTTTGGGTATCTGTTCTGAGGATGCTAAGGCTGCTTTCACGGCGGTTACTGTCTCTATCCTCTTCAGATCGGCTCTTGCTGAGCCAAAGTCTATTCCTTCTGCGTCTATGTACCCTACCTTGGACGTTGGTGATCGTGTTATGGCGGAGAAG GTTTCCTACTTTTTCAGGAAGCCAGAGGTGTCAGATATAGTAATTTTCAAGGCTCCTCCAATTTTGCTG GAACATGGGTACGGTTGCAATGATGTTTACATAAAAAGGATAGTGGCAAGTGAAGGTGACTGGGTTGAA ATTCGTGATGGGAAGCTCCTTGTAAATGACATTGtacaagaagaagattttgtCTTAGAGCCAATGTCGTATGGAATGGAACCAATG TATGTCCCTAAAGGTTATGTTTTCGTCCTTGGAGACAACCGCAACAAAAGTTTTGACTCTCACAACTG GGGTCCGCTTCCAATAGAGAACATCATTGGAAGATCTGTGTTCCGGTATTGGCCACCGAGCAAAGTATCAGACACCATATACCACGACCAAGCTATCCCAAAGGGACCTGTTGTTGCAGTTTCATGA